In Ischnura elegans unplaced genomic scaffold, ioIscEleg1.1, whole genome shotgun sequence, the following are encoded in one genomic region:
- the LOC124173699 gene encoding late histone H1-like produces MADATAAAAAAPPAAQPSGTAAVKPLPAASAASKKASKGAASKKARAKPSHPPTSEMVNNAVKSLKERGGSSLQAIKKYIAASYKVDAEKLSPFIKKYLKSAVTSGTLVQTKGKGASGSFKLSSTTLKDKAAPAAAKAKKTAAKKTAAAKKPKPAKKEKAATKRSAPKERSKSAPPAKKAKKADKPKKKPAAAKPAAKAAKSPSKAKKAPTKPKAPKPKKTPTKPKPAAAKKAAAAPKKK; encoded by the coding sequence ATGGCAGACGCTACCGCAGCAGCCGCAGCAGCGCCCCCGGCGGCCCAGCCGTCCGGCACCGCAGCCGTCAAGCCCCTGCCCGCCGCCTCCGCAGCATCCAAGAAGGCCAGCAAGGGCGCCGCCTCCAAGAAGGCCCGCGCAAAGCCCTCGCATCCACCGACCTCCGAGATGGTCAACAACGCCGTCAAGAGCCTCAAGGAACGCGGCGGCTCCTCCCTCCAGGCCATCAAGAAGTACATCGCCGCCTCCTACAAGGTCGACGCCGAGAAGCTCTCCCCCTTCATCAAGAAGTACCTCAAGTCCGCCGTCACCTCCGGCACACTCGTACAGACCAAGGGCAAGGGAGCGTCGGGGTCCTTCAAGCTGAGCTCCACCACGCTGAAGGACAAGGCTGCACCCGCTGCAGCCAAGGCGAAGAAGACCGCAGCCAAGAAGACCGCCGCGGCCAAGAAGCCGAAGCCcgcgaagaaggagaaggctgccaccaagcggtccgcgcCCAAGGAGCGCTCCAAGTCCGCGCCTCCTGCGAAGAAGGCAAAGAAAGCAGACAAGCCCAAGAAGAAGCCCGCAGCAGCCAAGCCAGCGGCGAAGGCAGCAAAGTCCCCATCGAAGGCAAAGAAGGCGCCCACCAAGCCCAAGGCGCCCAAGCCCAAGAAGACGCCCACCAAGCCCAAGCCCGCGGCAGCAAAGAAGGCCGCCGCCGCCCCCAAGAAGAAGTGA
- the LOC124173698 gene encoding histone H2B, whose amino-acid sequence MPPKTSGKAAKKAGKAQKNISKGDKKKKRRRKESYAIYIYKVLKQVHPDTGISSKAMNIMNSFVNDIFERIAAEASRLAHYNKRSTITSREVQTAVRLLLPGELAKHAVSEGTKAVTKYTSSK is encoded by the coding sequence ATGCCACCCAAGACTAGCGGAAAGGCTGCCAAGAAGGCCGGCAAGGCCCAGAAGAACATCTCCAAGGGAGACAAGAAGAAGAAGCGCAGGAGGAAGGAGAGCtacgcaatctacatctacaaggtgTTGAAGCAGGTCCACCCTGACACCGGTATCTCCTCCAAGGCCATGAACATCATGAACTCCTTCGTCAACGACATCTTCGAGAGGATCGCCGCCGAGGCTTCCCGTCTCGCTCACTACAACAAGCGCTCCACCATCACCTCCAGGGAGGTGCAGACCGCCGTCAGGCTCCTGCTCCCCGGTGAACTGGCCAAGCACGCCGTGTCTGAGGGCACCAAGGCTGTGACCAAGTACACCAGCTCCAAGTAA
- the LOC124173703 gene encoding histone H4: MTGRGKGGKGLGKGGAKRHRKVLRDNIQGITKPAIRRLARRGGVKRISGLIYEETRGVLKVFLENVIRDAVTYTEHAKRKTVTAMDVVYALKRQGRTLYGFGG, translated from the coding sequence ATGACTGGACGTGGCAAGGGAGGAAAAGGCTTGGGGAAAGGAGGCGCCAAGCGTCATCGCAAGGTTCTTCGCGACAACATCCAGGGCATCACCAAGCCAGCCATTCGCCGTTTGGCCCGCCGTGGAGGAGTCAAGCGTATCTCCGGACTCATCTACGAGGAGACCCGCGGTGTCCTCAAGGTGTTCCTGGAGAACGTGATCCGTGACGCCGTCACCTACACCGAACACGCCAAGAGGAAGACCGTTACCGCCATGGACGTCGTGTACGCCCTCAAGCGCCAGGGACGCACCCTGTACGGATTCGGTGGTTAG
- the LOC124173700 gene encoding histone H3: MARTKQTARKSTGGKAPRKQLATKAARKSAPATGGVKKPHRYRPGTVALREIRRYQKSTELLIRKLPFQRLVREIAQDFKTDLRFQSSAVMALQEASEAYLVGLFEDTNLCAIHAKRVTIMPKDIQLARRIRGERA, translated from the coding sequence ATGGCACGTACCAAGCAGACAGCCCGTAAGTCGACCGGAGGCAAAGCCCCCAGGAAGCAGCTGGCCACCAAGGCCGCTCGCAAGAGCGCGCCGGCCACCGGTGGAGTGAAGAAGCCCCACAGGTATCGCCCAGGTACCGTGGCCCTCCGAGAGATCAGGAGATACCAGAAGAGCACCGAGCTTCTGATCCGCAAGCTGCCCTTCCAGCGCCTGGTCCGTGAGATCGCCCAGGACTTCAAGACCGACCTCCGCTTCCAGAGCTCCGCCGTAATGGCTTTGCAGGAGGCGTCCGAGGCCTACCTCGTGGGTCTTTTCGAGGACACCAACCTGTGCGCCATCCACGCCAAGCGCGTCACCATCATGCCAAAGGACATCCAGCTGGCACGCCGTATCCGCGGAGAGCGCGCTTAG
- the LOC124173702 gene encoding histone H2A has product MSGRGKGGKVKGKSKSRSSRAGLQFPVGRIHRLLRKGNYAERVGAGAPVYLAAVMEYLAAEVLELAGNAARDNKKTRIIPRHLQLAIRNDEELNKLLSGVTIAQGGVLPNIQAVLLPKKTEKKA; this is encoded by the coding sequence ATGTCCGGACGAGGAAAGGGAGGCAAAGTCAAGGGGAAGTCCAAGTCCCGTTCCAGCAGGGCCGGACTTCAGTTCCCCGTGGGACGTATTCACCGTCTTCTCCGCAAGGGCAACTACGCCGAGCGTGTCGGTGCCGGTGCCCCCGTGTACCTGGCCGCCGTCATGGAGTACCTCGCCGCAGAAGTTTTGGAGTTGGCCGGTAACGCCGCCCGTGACAACAAGAAGACTAGGATCATCCCTCGTCACCTCCAACTGGCCATCCGTAACGACGAGGAGTTGAACAAGCTCCTCTCAGGCGTCACCATCGCCCAGGGTGGTGTCTTGCCCAACATCCAGGCCGTGCTTCTGCCCAAGAAGACCGAGAAGAAGGCTTAA